In Erigeron canadensis isolate Cc75 chromosome 1, C_canadensis_v1, whole genome shotgun sequence, a single window of DNA contains:
- the LOC122585221 gene encoding tRNA ligase 1, whose product MVSLSLFISSSSFTRTAFHSSYSSRSFHLPRFLCPKFIHNNNNNNNNHSARFIIMPHRKQKKSDRSDQKSIQKPSSSKTDGLSAEAITNRISKLNIVENSAQSRVPVPQFGSINLDEIAPLHGQISGPKSYGTASAAKVDATNTAAQTAVSSNLFKNNLLEKFTVDKYTYANAKINAVFYPKFENEKSDQEVRIKIIDKVSEGKATLEVSLKHSGSLFMYAGHEGGAYAKNSFGNIYTAVGVFVLGRTFRQAWGTEASKKQAEFNEFLKLKHMNIAMELVTAVLGDHGQRPREDYVVVTAVTELGDGKPKFYSTPEIIAFCRKWRLPTNHVWLFSTRNSVTTFFAAYDALCEEGTATSVCKALDEMADISVPGSVDHVKLQGEILEGLVARTVSHESTKEMELVLKDYPSPVEEVDVAIHQDLGPSLREIFAANRSDEKQQIKALLQHTGTSFCPNYVDWFGIEASDVLPRNSDRSVVSKFLQANPSNYSTTKLKEMVRLMSEKFSRAVVFKCYHNYHKINTISGDNLYYKMVIHVRSDSAFRQYQKEMRSKPDLWPLYRGFFVDINLFKASKENAAAFANTSTDVGNNHKESHNISTKGGLADEDANLMIKLKFLTYKLRTFLIRNGLSILFKDGRSAYKKYYLRQMEIWNTSPVKQRHLCEMLEEWAEYITRKSGQGKLSSSNYLSEAVPFLEQYAKRSPKNQALIGCAGDLVRTEDFMVIVEEGRDEEGDLKTEDVLEYSSPSSDAVQKKEGLIVFFPGIPGCAKSALCKEILSATGALEDDRPIHSLMGDLIKGRYWQKVADERKKKPYSIVLADKNAPNVEVWRQIEEMSLKTKASAVPIVSDSEGTELNPFSLDALAVFIYRVLNRVNHPGNLDKSSPNVGYVLLMFYHLYDGKNRAEFESELIERFGSLVKMPLLKSGRSPLPDSVRTVLEEGISLFRLHSSRHGRLESMKGTYKGEWAAWEKQLREVLSRNAKYLTSIQVPFEFAVNKVLDQLKGIMKGEYVTPISEKRNFGTIVYAAIDVPIFEVQNLLSNISENNSKVKLFLENKDIENSLKKAHITLAHKRSHGVTAVANYGRFINQKVYVDVTALFFSDHLAALETYPGCINDQKINSKNEWPHLTLWTAEGIPPREANTLPNLVLQGKATRVEIDPPLRIMGVLQFH is encoded by the exons ATGGTATCATTGTCACTGTTcatttcttcttcatcttttacTCGCACTGCCTTTCATTCTTCTTATTCTTCTAGAAGCTTCCATTTACCTCGATTCCTTTGTCCCAAAttcattcataataataataataataataataatcactctGCTCGCTTCATCATCATGCCGCACCGTAAAcag AAAAAGAGTGATCGTTCGGATCAGAAGTCGATTCAAAAGCCAAGTAGCAGCAAGACGGATGGACTGTCCGCTGAAGCTATCACCAATAGAATTAGTAAGCTCAACATTGTTGAAAATAGTGCACAGTCCCGTGTTCCAGTGCCACAGTTCGGGAGTATTAATTTAGATGAGATAGCACCGCTGCATGGTCAAATTAGTGGACCAAAGTCCTACGGGACAGCATCTGCTGCTAAGGTTGATGCCACTAATACTGCAGCTCAAACTGCTGTGTCGAGTAATTTGTTCAAAAACAATTTGTTGGAGAAATTCACTGTggataaatatacatatgccAATGCCAAAATTAATGCAGTATTCTATCCcaaatttgaaaatgagaaGTCTGATCAAGAG GTTAGGATAAAGATTATTGATAAGGTATCGGAAGGCAAGGCCACATTGGAG GTCTCTCTTAAACACTCTGGATCACTTTTCATGTATGCTGGTCATGAAGGTGGGGCATATGCAAAGAACAGCTTCGGGAATAT TTATACTGCGGTTGGGGTTTTTGTTCTTGGAAGAACATTTCGCCAGGCATGGGGCACTGAAGCAAGCAAAAAGCAAGCAGAGTTCAATGAGTTCTTGAAG TTAAAGCACATGAATATAGCTATGGAATTGGTGACTGCTGTTTTAGGAGACCATGGCCAGCGACCTCGTGAAGATTATG TTGTTGTGACTGCCGTCACTGAATTGGGGGATGGGAAGCCCAAGTTCTATTCCACTCCTGAGATTATAGCCTTTTGCAGAAAGTGGCGTTTGCCTACGAATCATGTTTGGTTGTTCTCAACAAG GAACTCGGTTACAACTTTTTTTGCTGCTTATGATGCACTATGTGAGGAAGGCACAGCTACATCCGTATGTAAAGCTCTTGATGAAATGGCAGATATCTCCGTGCCAG GATCAGTAGACCATGTAAAGTTGCAGGGGGAGATTTTGGAAGGCCTTGTTGCACGTACTGTAAGCCATGAGAGCACTAAAGAGATGGAACTCGTTCTAAAAGATTATCCATCACCTGTAGAGGAAG ttgATGTTGCAATCCATCAAGATTTGGGACCGAGTCTGCGGGAAATATTTGCAGCAAACAGATCTGATGAGAAACAG CAAATAAAGGCACTTCTTCAGCATACTGGTACTTCTTTTTGTCCCAATTATGTGGATTGGTTTGGCATTGAAGCTTCAGATGTACTTCCAAGAAATTCCGACCGATCAGTAGTTTCTAAATTCTTACAAGCAAATCCTTCGAACTATTCTACTACCAAGTTAAAG GAAATGGTCCGTTTGATGAGTGAAAAGTTTTCTCGTGCTGTTGTTTTCAAGTGTTACCATAACTACCACAAAATAAATACGATATCTGGTGACAATCTTTATTATAAGATGGTGATTCATGTACGCAGTGATTCTGCATTCCGGCAGTACCAGAAAGAGATGAG GTCCAAACCAGATCTGTGGCCATTGTATCGAG GTTTTTTTGTTGATATCAACTTGTTCAAGGCTAGTAAAGAGAATGCAGCTGCATTTGCCAACACTAGCACCGATGTTGGAAATAATCACAAAGAAAGTCACAATATATCCACCAAAGGTGGTTTAGCAGATGAAGATGCAAATCTGATGATTAAGCTGAAGTTTCTCACATATAAG TTGAGAACTTTTTTAATTCGCAATGGGCTATCAATTCTTTTTAAAGATGGCCGATCTGCCTACAAGAAGTACTACCTTAG GCAAATGGAAATATGGAATACATCGCCAGTAAAGCAAAGACATCTCTGCGAGATGCTGGAGGAATG GGCGGAGTACATAACAAGAAAATCTGGACAAGGAAAACTGTCATCATCTAATTACTTGAGTGAAGCTGTACCTTTCCTTGAACAATATGCAAAACGCTCTCCAAAAAATCAAGCGTTGATAGGATGTGCTGGGGACCTAGTGAGAACTGAAGATTTCATGGTCATTGTTGAGGAAGGTAGAGATGAGGAAGGTGACCTCAAGACCGAGGATGTTTTAGAATATTCTAGTCCAAGTTCTGATGCTGTTCAGAAAAAGGAAGGGCTCATAGTATTCTTTCCAG GAATACCTGGTTGTGCTAAATCCGCTCTTTGTAAGGAAATATTAAGCGCCACTGGAGCTCTTGAGGATGATCGTCCAATTCATAGTCTAATGGGTGATCTTATAAAAG GGAGATATTGGCAAAAAGTTGCTGATGAGCGGAAGAAGAAACCTTATTCTATTGTGCTGGCTGACAAAAATGCACCCAATGTAGAAGTCTGGAGGcag ATTGAGGAGATGTCCCTTAAAACTAAAGCATCTGCAGTGCCGATTGTATCTGACTCAGAAG GAACTGAATTGAATCCTTTCTCTCTTGATGCATTAGCAGTTTTTATATATCGTGTACTCAATAGAGTTAATCATCCT GGCAATCTTGATAAATCTTCTCCTAATGTTGGATATGTGTTGCTAATGTTCTATCACCTCTATGATGGAAAG AATCGTGCAGAGTTTGAGAGTGAACTTATAGAGCGTTTTGGCTCCCTTGTGAAGATGCCTCTCCTGAAATCTGGAAG GAGCCCACTACCCGATTCAGTGAGAACAGTATTGGAAGAGGGAATAAGTCTGTTCAGACTTCATAGTAGTAGGCATGGAAG ATTAGAGTCCATGAAAGGAACCTACAAAGGAGAATGGGCTGCATGGGAGAAACAACTGCGTGAGGTTTTATCTAGAAATGCCAAGTATTTGACATCGATTCAG GTACCTTTTGAATTCGCCGTAAATAAAGTGTTGGATCAGCTTAAAGGAATTATGAAGGGAGAGTATGTTACACCCATAAGCGAGAAGAGGAACTTTGGAACTATTGTATATGCTGCCATTGATGTTCCTATTTTTGAGGTTCAGAATCTTCTTTCAAAT ATATCTGAGAACAATTCGAAGGTTAAATTATTCTTGGAGAACAAAGACATAGAGAACAGCCTTAAGAAAGCTCACATCACTCTCGCTCACAAAAGAAGTCATGGGGTAACTGCTGTGGCCAATTATGGCCGTTTCATAAACCAAAAGGTCTATGTGGATGTCACCGCACTATTCTTCTCAGATCATCTGGCTGCGTTGGAAACCTACCCTGGCTGCATCAATGATCAGAAAATAAACTCTAAAAACGAGTGGCCCCATCTCACACTATGGACCGCTGAAGGCATACCGCCTAGGGAAGCCAATACATTACCCAACTTGGTTTTGCAGGGAAAGGCTACTCGTGTAGAGATCGACCCACCTTTAAGAATTATGGGGGTTCTGCAGTTCCATTGA
- the LOC122580310 gene encoding adenylate kinase isoenzyme 6 homolog, which produces MRSKPNILVTGTPGTGKTTTASAVAEAANLRHINIGDLVKDKKLHDGWDDQFQCYILNEDLVCDELEDIMVQGGNIVDHHGCDFFPERWFDRVVVLQTENSVLYDRLTKRGYSGAKLTNNLQCEIFQELLNEANESYKAEIVVAMKSDTVDDMNTNVATLTEWVRSWSSTS; this is translated from the exons ATGAGGAGTAAACCAAACATACTAGTGACCGGAACACCGGGGACAGGGAAGACTACGACGGCGTCTGCGGTGGCGGAGGCAGCCAATCTCCGACATATAAACATCGGAGACCTAGTCAAGGATAAAAAGTTGCACGATGGTTGGGATGATCAATTCCAATGCTACATTCTTAATGAAGATCTT GTTTGTGATGAACTTGAAGATATAATGGTACAGGGAGGGAACATTGTGGACCATCATGGATGCGACTTCTTTCCAGAACGCTGGTTTGACCGTGTGGTCGTACTACAAACAGAAAACTCCGTTCTTTATGACCGTTTGACCAAAAG GGGCTATTCTGGTGCAAAGCTTACCAACAATCTCCAATGTGAAATCTTTCAAGAGCTATTGAATGAAGCAAACGAAAGTTACAAAGCGGAGATAGTGGTGGCAATGAAAAGCGATACTGTCGATGACATGAACACAAATGTAGCAACGTTAACTGAGTGGGTTAGAAGCTGGAGCTCAACGAGCTGA
- the LOC122605662 gene encoding uncharacterized protein LOC122605662 codes for MKKAGAEKKRARRSSAAVKNSAGRDPNTDTPPRKQANKKDVFQLFAEKVRDHKDLVSRWAVLQETRVEYFRGKDFVTFLKNHPELKDILESDRHLEVEDIVNVLLSKNLLVRCDRVVKTVRPGKRKLSTWPAHLEIYPEQEFSDNDAFFAWTFVNKRPLWQTLLSLSWPVLTLAICLFPVYPHQAKLLILYSCAGVLLLILCLLLVRSLIFGASWILLGRRIWIFPNILAEEATLRELFRFWPKKDEEEKPKLTARFFYAIVAVLAILLLRHHAPDEAARARYQKRVSNIIDEVIEWDPRLALSGMMDSMQSEVNGTETNNNVTDGGSEKAASPDGFAGEHDDESDDATQSTDEKDLYNDNI; via the exons ATGAAGAAAGCCGGAGCCGAGAAGAAACGGGCCCGGCGATCCTCCGCCGCCGTTAAAAACTCCGCCGGCCGCGATCCGAACACCGATACTCCACCCAgg AAGCAAGCAAACAAGAAAGACGTTTTTCAGTTATTTGCGGAGAAAGTTAGAGATCATAAAGACTTGGTTTCTAGGTGGGCTGTATTGCAGGAGACCCGTGTTGAGTACTTTAGGGGAAAAGATTTtgttacatttttgaaaaatcatccaGAGCTCAAAGACATTTTAGAATCAGATAGGCATCTAGAAGTAGAAGATATCGTCAATGTGCTCCTGAGCAAGAATCTTTTAGTTCGTTGTGACCGTGTGGTGAAAACAGTACGTCCTGGGAAGAGAAAGTTGTCAACGTGGCCAGCACATTTAGAAATATATCCT GAGCAGGAATTCTCTGATAATGATGCGTTTTTTGCATGGACGTTTGTAAACAAGCGGCCACTATGGCAAACACTCTTGTCATTGTCTTGGCCTGTTTTGACTCTTGCAATCTGCTTATTCCCTGTGTATCCTCACCAGGCAAAGCTGCTTATACTCTACTCATGTGCTGGGGTACTACTCCTTATACTTTGTCTGCTTTTGG TGAGATCCCTGATATTTGGTGCATCCTGGATCTTACTTGGGCGGCGCATTTGGATATTCCCAAACATTCTTGCCGAGGAAGCAACACTGAGAGAACTTTTCCGTTTCTGGCCCAAGAAAGATGAGGAGGAGAAACCAAAGCTAACTGCAAGGTTCTTTTATGCTATTGTGGCTGTTCTAGCCATATTACTTTTGAGGCATCATGCTCCTGATGAGGCTGCTAGGGCCAG GTATCAAAAACGTGTATCAAACATCATTGATGAAGTTATTGAGTGGGACCCACGATTGGCGTTGTCTGGCATGATGGATAGTATGCAATCGGAAGTCAATGGTACTGAAACCAACAACAATGTGACCGATGGTGGCAGTGAAAAGGCAGCATCGCCTGATGGCTTTGCTGGGGAACATGATGATGAGAGTGATGATGCTACTCAAAGTACAGATGAGAAAGATCTGTACAATGATAATATATAG